From the Hevea brasiliensis isolate MT/VB/25A 57/8 chromosome 15, ASM3005281v1, whole genome shotgun sequence genome, one window contains:
- the LOC131173868 gene encoding germin-like protein subfamily 1 member 16 — translation MKVANFILALGVLALASSFAIAYDPSPLQDFCVATDDAYSGVFVNGKFCKDPEHVTADDFFYSGLNVASETSKQLGARTNLLTVDSIPGLNTNGLSIVRIDYEANGGLNPPHHHPRASEILTVLEGTLYAGFISSNPDHRVFSKVLKAGDVFVFPLGLIHFQLNIGKTPAVAIAALNSQNPGVVTTANTVFGASPSLVPDVLTRAFHLDKDLVTKLQKQEWVNPSELDSYSNSY, via the exons ATGAAAGTTGCTAACTTCATTTTAGCTCTTGGTGTCTTGGCTTTGGCTTCCTCATTTGCCATTGCCTACGATCCTAGCCCTCTCCAGGACTTTTGTGTGGCAACCGATGATGCTTACTCTGGTG TATTCGTGAATGGAAAATTTTGCAAGGATCCAGAGCATGTGACAGCAGATGATTTCTTCTATTCGGGGCTTAATGTTGCTAGTGAAACTTCAAAACAGCTGGGAGCACGTACCAATCTTTTAACGGTGGATTCTATTCCTGGACTCAACACTAATGGTCTATCCATAGTTCGTATTGACTATGAAGCAAATGGTGGACTAAACCCACCCCACCATCACCCTCGAGCTTCTGAGATCTTAACTGTCTTGGAAGGAACTCTATATGCGGGTTTTATCTCTTCCAATCCTGATCATCGTGTTTTCAGCAAAGTCTTAAAGGCAGGAGATGTTTTTGTATTTCCATTGGGGCTCATTCACTTCCAATTGAATATTGGAAAAACTCCTGCAGTTGCCATAGCTGCATTAAACAGTCAAAATCCAGGAGTTGTGACGACAGCAAATACTGTTTTTGGAGCCAGCCCATCCCTTGTTCCTGATGTTCTAACAAGAGCATTCCATCTTGACAAGGATCTGGTGACCAAACTTCAGAAACAAGAATGGGTGAATCCATCAGAGCTCGACAGCTATTCAAACAGCTACTAA
- the LOC131173873 gene encoding germin-like protein subfamily 1 member 16 translates to MKVANFILALGVLALASSFAIAYDPSPLQDFCVATDDANSGVFVNGKFCKDPEHVTADDFFYSGLNVASETSKQLGARTNLLTVDSIPGLNTNGLSIVRIDYEANGGLNPPHHHPRASEILTVLEGTLYAGFISSNPDHRVFSKVLKAGDVFVFPLGLIHFQLNIGKTPAVAIAALNSQNPGVVTTANTVFGASPSLVPDVLTRAFHLDKDLVTKLQKQEWVNPSELDSYSNSY, encoded by the exons ATGAAAGTTGCTAACTTCATTTTAGCTCTTGGTGTCTTGGCTTTGGCTTCCTCATTTGCCATTGCCTACGATCCTAGCCCTCTCCAGGACTTTTGTGTGGCAACCGATGATGCTAACTCTGGTG TATTCGTGAATGGAAAATTTTGCAAGGATCCAGAGCATGTGACAGCAGATGATTTCTTCTATTCGGGGCTTAATGTTGCTAGTGAAACTTCAAAACAGCTGGGAGCACGTACCAATCTTTTAACGGTGGATTCTATTCCTGGACTCAACACTAATGGTCTATCCATAGTTCGTATTGACTATGAAGCAAATGGTGGACTAAACCCACCCCACCATCACCCTCGAGCTTCTGAGATCTTAACTGTCTTGGAAGGAACTCTATATGCGGGTTTTATCTCTTCCAATCCTGATCATCGTGTTTTCAGCAAAGTCTTAAAGGCAGGAGATGTTTTTGTATTTCCATTGGGGCTCATTCACTTCCAATTGAATATTGGAAAAACTCCTGCAGTTGCCATAGCTGCATTAAACAGTCAAAATCCAGGAGTTGTGACGACAGCAAATACTGTTTTTGGAGCCAGCCCATCCCTTGTTCCTGATGTTCTAACAAGAGCATTCCATCTTGACAAGGATCTGGTGACCAAACTTCAGAAACAAGAATGGGTGAATCCATCAGAGCTCGACAGCTATTCAAACAGCTACTAA